A genome region from Arthrobacter sp. V1I9 includes the following:
- the groL gene encoding chaperonin GroEL (60 kDa chaperone family; promotes refolding of misfolded polypeptides especially under stressful conditions; forms two stacked rings of heptamers to form a barrel-shaped 14mer; ends can be capped by GroES; misfolded proteins enter the barrel where they are refolded when GroES binds) — protein sequence MAKQLAFNDAARRSLEAGIDKLANTVKVTLGPRGRNVVLDKKWGAPTITNDGVTIAREVELDDPYENLGAQLAKEVATKTNDVAGDGTTTATVLAQALVKEGLRNVAAGAAPGQIKRGIEVSVEAVAARLLENARPVEGTQVANVAAISAQSDEIGELLAEAFGKVGKDGVITIEESSTTQTELVLTEGMQFDKGYLSPYFVTDAERQEAVLEDALILINQGKISAVQEFLPLLEKALQSSKPLFIIAEDIDGEALSTLIVNRIRGTLNVVAVKAPGFGDRRKAMLQDIATLTGAQVVSPELGLSLDTVGLEVLGTARRITVTKDNTTIVDGAGSAEDVAARVAQLRAELTRTDSDWDKEKLQERLAKLAGGIGVIKVGAATEVELKEKKHRIEDAVSSTRAALEEGIVAGGGSALIHALKALDEDPAVKALEGDAAAAVGIVRRALVQPLRWIAQNAGFDGYVITAKVAELETNNGFNAKSGEYEDLIAAGVIDPVKVTRAALRNAASIAALVLTTETLVVEKPAEEDEHAGHSH from the coding sequence ATGGCAAAGCAGCTTGCGTTTAATGACGCTGCACGCCGGTCTCTTGAAGCCGGCATCGATAAGCTCGCCAACACCGTCAAGGTGACGCTCGGCCCGCGCGGCCGCAACGTCGTCCTGGACAAGAAGTGGGGCGCGCCCACCATAACGAACGACGGCGTCACCATCGCCCGCGAAGTTGAGCTGGACGATCCGTACGAGAACCTTGGCGCGCAGTTGGCCAAGGAAGTTGCCACCAAGACCAACGACGTTGCCGGTGACGGCACCACCACCGCGACCGTCCTGGCCCAGGCCCTGGTCAAGGAAGGCCTGCGCAACGTAGCGGCAGGCGCCGCTCCCGGCCAGATCAAGCGCGGCATTGAGGTTTCCGTTGAAGCCGTTGCCGCACGCCTGCTGGAGAACGCCCGCCCCGTTGAAGGCACCCAGGTGGCCAACGTTGCAGCAATCTCCGCCCAGAGCGACGAGATCGGCGAGCTCCTCGCCGAGGCATTCGGCAAGGTGGGCAAGGATGGTGTGATCACCATCGAGGAGTCCTCCACCACCCAGACCGAACTGGTCCTCACCGAGGGCATGCAGTTCGACAAGGGCTACCTGTCCCCGTACTTCGTCACCGACGCGGAACGCCAGGAAGCAGTCCTCGAGGATGCCCTCATCCTGATCAACCAGGGCAAGATCTCCGCGGTGCAGGAATTCCTGCCGCTGCTGGAAAAGGCGCTGCAGAGCTCCAAGCCGCTGTTCATCATCGCTGAGGACATCGACGGCGAGGCCCTGTCCACGCTGATCGTCAACCGCATCCGCGGCACCCTGAACGTCGTCGCCGTCAAGGCCCCGGGCTTCGGCGACCGCCGCAAGGCCATGCTGCAGGACATCGCCACCCTCACCGGCGCACAGGTTGTGTCTCCGGAACTGGGCCTGAGCCTGGACACGGTTGGCCTTGAGGTGCTGGGCACCGCCCGCCGCATCACGGTCACAAAGGACAACACCACCATCGTTGACGGCGCAGGTTCGGCCGAGGACGTGGCAGCACGCGTTGCCCAGCTCCGTGCCGAGCTGACCCGCACCGACTCCGACTGGGACAAGGAAAAGCTGCAGGAACGCCTGGCCAAGCTGGCCGGCGGCATCGGCGTGATCAAGGTCGGCGCCGCCACCGAGGTTGAGCTGAAGGAAAAGAAGCACCGCATCGAAGATGCAGTGTCCTCCACCCGCGCTGCCCTCGAAGAAGGCATCGTGGCCGGCGGCGGTTCCGCGCTGATCCACGCACTGAAGGCCCTCGACGAGGACCCCGCCGTCAAGGCGCTCGAAGGCGACGCCGCCGCTGCTGTGGGCATCGTCCGCCGCGCGCTGGTCCAGCCGCTGCGCTGGATCGCCCAGAACGCCGGCTTTGATGGCTACGTTATCACCGCCAAGGTTGCCGAACTCGAAACCAACAACGGCTTCAACGCCAAGTCGGGCGAGTACGAAGACCTGATCGCCGCCGGTGTCATCGACCCCGTCAAGGTCACCCGCGCAGCCCTCCGCAACGCAGCCTCCATCGCTGCACTGGTTCTCACCACCGAGACCCTCGTTGTGGAGAAGCCTGCCGAGGAAGACGAGCACGCAGGCCACAGCCACTAG
- a CDS encoding dihydrofolate reductase family protein — translation MGIIVANLFLTLDGVYQAPGGREEDTAGGFAFGGWQAPVSDDEAEAAIEAEISRIDALLLGRKTYDIFAAYWPHQSGDIGTALNRVPKFVVSGSLSDPSWAGTTVLPDATAAGRLREEYGQVHMFGSGVLIRSLLAADVIDRLHLWLYPVTLGQGKRLFDAGTIPASFRLAEPARSFPKGAVSLVYERAGDVETQEMAGT, via the coding sequence ATGGGTATCATCGTCGCGAACCTGTTCCTTACCCTCGACGGCGTCTATCAGGCACCCGGCGGCCGCGAGGAGGACACCGCGGGCGGCTTCGCCTTTGGTGGCTGGCAGGCGCCGGTGTCCGACGACGAGGCTGAGGCGGCCATCGAGGCAGAGATTAGCCGCATCGACGCCCTGCTTCTGGGCCGGAAGACCTACGACATCTTCGCTGCCTACTGGCCGCACCAGTCCGGCGACATCGGCACAGCCCTCAACCGGGTGCCGAAGTTCGTCGTCTCCGGCAGCCTTTCGGATCCAAGCTGGGCCGGCACAACGGTCCTGCCGGATGCCACGGCCGCGGGCCGGCTCCGCGAGGAGTACGGCCAGGTGCACATGTTCGGCAGCGGGGTCCTCATCCGTTCACTGCTGGCGGCAGACGTGATCGACCGCCTCCACCTTTGGCTTTATCCGGTTACCCTCGGTCAGGGCAAGCGCCTGTTCGACGCCGGAACTATCCCGGCCTCATTCCGCCTCGCGGAGCCGGCGCGCAGCTTTCCGAAGGGGGCGGTGTCGCTGGTGTACGAGCGTGCCGGCGATGTTGAGACGCAGGAGATGGCCGGCACTTAG
- a CDS encoding ATP-dependent DNA ligase, translated as MLLDELVKTADAVASTRSRLAKVDALADLLRRLEPGEIATAVGLLTARPRQGRVGVGWRGMSAAMGEPAAGPSLTVAALDAALDRLLVPSGAGSAAERAATLRSLTAAATEREQAFIAGVLLGELRTGALEGVLTDAVARAAERPVDAVRRAAMLSGDLGGTAMLAITGTAAELDAVRLVVGRPVQPMLASTAASAGAALETTGEASVEYKLDGARIQVHRAGDDVRIYTRTLAEVTHRLPEVVEVVRGLPVSEVILDGETLALDEDGGPRPFQETMSRFGADAARDTLLHPWFFDVLHIDGRDLLDEPLATRIGMLERIAPGYRMPGEITADPAVAERVSGDALAAGHEGVVVKAVGSTYAAGRRGSNWIKVKPVLTYDLVVLACEWGSGRRTGLLSNLHLGALDPTGEFGEPGGYVMVGKTFKGLTDTLLRWQTERFQELEVRRTAGTVWVEPVTVVEIAIDGVQQSSRYPGGIALRFARVKRYRDDKTAAEADTIQTLRALLRQ; from the coding sequence ATGCTGCTCGACGAGCTCGTGAAAACCGCGGATGCCGTTGCGTCCACCCGCTCCCGGCTCGCGAAGGTTGACGCGCTCGCAGACCTGCTGCGCCGGCTGGAGCCCGGGGAGATCGCGACGGCGGTCGGCCTGCTCACCGCCAGGCCGCGTCAGGGCCGGGTAGGAGTGGGCTGGCGCGGCATGTCAGCGGCCATGGGGGAACCTGCCGCTGGGCCGAGCCTCACCGTGGCCGCCCTCGACGCTGCGCTGGACCGGCTGCTCGTCCCCTCAGGTGCTGGGTCGGCAGCCGAACGCGCCGCGACCCTCAGATCGCTGACGGCGGCCGCCACGGAGCGCGAGCAAGCCTTCATCGCCGGCGTGCTGCTCGGCGAACTGCGCACCGGTGCGCTTGAAGGGGTGCTGACGGATGCCGTAGCCCGCGCCGCTGAGCGCCCCGTCGACGCCGTACGCCGCGCAGCGATGCTTTCCGGCGATCTCGGCGGGACCGCCATGCTGGCGATCACCGGCACCGCAGCCGAGCTCGACGCCGTCCGCCTCGTCGTCGGCCGTCCTGTGCAACCCATGCTCGCCTCAACCGCGGCCAGCGCCGGCGCGGCCCTGGAGACCACCGGGGAAGCATCGGTGGAATACAAGCTCGACGGCGCACGCATCCAGGTGCATCGCGCCGGCGACGACGTGCGCATCTACACCCGCACCCTGGCCGAGGTGACCCACCGCCTGCCCGAAGTGGTGGAGGTGGTGCGCGGACTGCCGGTGAGTGAGGTGATCCTCGACGGCGAGACCCTCGCCCTCGACGAGGACGGGGGCCCAAGGCCGTTCCAGGAGACCATGTCGCGGTTTGGGGCGGACGCCGCGCGCGATACGTTGCTGCATCCCTGGTTCTTCGATGTGCTCCACATCGACGGGCGCGACCTGCTCGACGAGCCGCTGGCCACCCGCATCGGCATGCTTGAGCGCATCGCCCCCGGGTACCGCATGCCGGGGGAGATCACCGCGGATCCCGCCGTTGCCGAGCGGGTGTCAGGGGATGCGCTCGCCGCGGGCCACGAGGGCGTGGTGGTGAAGGCGGTGGGGTCGACCTACGCGGCGGGCCGGCGTGGTTCGAATTGGATCAAGGTGAAGCCGGTACTCACCTATGACCTGGTGGTACTCGCCTGCGAGTGGGGGTCAGGCCGGCGTACCGGGCTGCTGTCCAACCTGCACCTCGGAGCACTGGACCCCACCGGAGAGTTCGGCGAACCCGGCGGCTACGTGATGGTGGGCAAGACCTTCAAGGGCCTCACCGACACCCTGCTGCGCTGGCAGACCGAGAGGTTCCAGGAGCTCGAGGTGCGGCGGACGGCGGGTACCGTCTGGGTGGAGCCCGTCACGGTGGTGGAAATCGCCATCGACGGCGTGCAGCAGTCTTCGCGCTATCCGGGCGGGATCGCGCTGCGGTTCGCACGCGTGAAGCGCTACCGCGACGACAAAACGGCTGCGGAAGCCGACACCATCCAGACGCTGCGTGCCCTGCTGCGTCAGTAG
- a CDS encoding acyltransferase family protein: MLPGADAKARKPTFRPEVQGLRALAVLMVVAYHVWLGRVSGGVDIFLLISAFLLTLSFVRKAETGRPFGLLAHWLHLFKRLLPAAVVVILGVLAGTRLILPQSRWPEVLDQAWASLLYSQNWLLAETAVDYYAQDHAGASPLQHFWSLSIQGQVFILWPVIFAGSAALLALLRRVPALSRVNYRGVLALVFGAVFAFSLAYSVEQTATNQAYAYFDTRARLWEFALGSLLALALPYLKPARALRVVLGWAGLAAMVSCGLLLTVDRSFPGYVALWPTLAAAAIIVAGQTGSRCGVDRFLSSKPLVALGDNSYALYLWHWPVLVLALAATGVEAPNLSQGLGIVGAAVVLAVLTTRFVEKPLRDWHWPKRRAWRTAVVIVACGTVLAGPVAVWQTTLTAEESATAAQPRELTPGAAALTPKNAPVPVPDAKIIPGPAALDHDWAGIHAPCTGANATSNPILEGCRQEVPEGETTKRIVVLGDSHSQQYLGALAPIAAERGWELVTLLMPACRFGAEAAERTAECNAYNQASAAYVLEHQPDAVFTVASLTHEEAPFETEVPGYLEGVRPFADAGIEIIGIRDNPRFTFNMPECIQRNGPDAPECSVSLEKSLVNPSPLDSYAGKVQGLHLMDLSDFICARGVCPGVVGNVYVYKDDNHLTRTYVESMIPMFERRLLAATGWN; encoded by the coding sequence ATGCTCCCCGGAGCCGATGCCAAGGCCCGGAAACCGACCTTCCGGCCCGAGGTGCAGGGGCTCCGCGCCCTCGCCGTGCTGATGGTGGTCGCCTACCATGTGTGGCTGGGCCGGGTGTCCGGCGGCGTGGACATCTTCCTGCTGATTTCGGCGTTCCTGCTCACGCTTTCCTTTGTCCGGAAAGCAGAAACAGGGCGTCCCTTCGGGCTCCTGGCGCACTGGCTGCATCTGTTCAAGCGGCTGCTGCCGGCCGCCGTCGTGGTCATTCTTGGCGTCCTTGCCGGGACGCGGCTGATCCTGCCGCAGAGCCGCTGGCCGGAGGTGCTGGACCAGGCGTGGGCGTCGTTGCTCTACAGCCAGAACTGGCTGCTCGCGGAGACGGCCGTTGACTACTACGCCCAGGACCATGCCGGAGCCAGCCCGCTCCAGCATTTCTGGTCGCTCTCCATCCAGGGCCAGGTGTTCATCCTGTGGCCAGTGATCTTCGCCGGCAGCGCTGCACTGTTGGCGCTGCTCCGCCGCGTCCCCGCACTCAGCAGAGTGAACTACAGGGGAGTGCTGGCGCTGGTCTTCGGTGCGGTCTTCGCCTTCTCCCTCGCCTACTCCGTGGAGCAGACCGCAACCAACCAGGCGTACGCCTACTTCGACACCAGGGCCCGGCTCTGGGAGTTCGCGCTGGGGTCCCTCCTGGCCCTGGCGCTGCCTTACCTCAAACCTGCCAGGGCGCTGCGGGTAGTACTGGGCTGGGCAGGACTGGCCGCCATGGTTTCCTGCGGCCTGCTGCTGACCGTGGACAGGTCCTTTCCCGGGTACGTCGCGCTGTGGCCCACCCTCGCGGCGGCGGCAATCATCGTCGCGGGACAAACCGGCAGCCGCTGCGGCGTTGACCGGTTCCTGAGCAGCAAGCCGCTGGTGGCGCTCGGCGACAATTCCTATGCGCTGTACCTGTGGCACTGGCCCGTCCTGGTGCTCGCGCTCGCAGCCACCGGCGTGGAGGCACCAAACCTGTCCCAGGGACTGGGAATCGTCGGCGCAGCGGTGGTGCTCGCCGTCCTCACCACGCGTTTCGTGGAAAAGCCGCTCCGCGACTGGCACTGGCCCAAACGCCGGGCCTGGCGCACTGCCGTCGTTATCGTTGCCTGCGGCACCGTCCTCGCCGGTCCCGTCGCCGTCTGGCAGACCACCCTCACTGCAGAGGAAAGCGCGACGGCGGCTCAGCCCCGGGAGCTCACGCCAGGGGCGGCGGCGCTCACCCCGAAGAACGCCCCCGTGCCGGTTCCTGACGCCAAAATCATTCCGGGGCCGGCCGCGCTGGACCACGACTGGGCCGGTATCCATGCCCCCTGCACCGGTGCCAACGCCACCAGCAACCCCATCCTTGAGGGATGCCGGCAGGAGGTCCCTGAAGGGGAAACCACCAAACGCATTGTGGTCCTGGGCGACTCGCACTCGCAGCAGTACCTGGGTGCGCTGGCTCCCATTGCGGCTGAACGAGGCTGGGAACTGGTGACCCTCTTGATGCCGGCGTGCCGCTTTGGGGCCGAGGCGGCGGAAAGGACCGCGGAGTGCAACGCCTACAACCAGGCCAGCGCTGCCTACGTCCTGGAACATCAGCCCGACGCAGTGTTCACGGTGGCGTCACTGACCCATGAGGAAGCCCCTTTCGAGACCGAAGTCCCGGGCTACCTTGAGGGTGTCCGGCCGTTTGCGGACGCCGGGATCGAGATCATTGGCATCCGGGACAACCCCCGCTTCACGTTCAACATGCCCGAGTGCATCCAGCGGAACGGCCCGGACGCGCCGGAGTGCAGCGTGTCCCTTGAAAAGTCGCTGGTAAACCCCTCGCCGCTGGACAGCTATGCGGGCAAGGTTCAGGGGCTGCACCTGATGGATCTGAGTGACTTCATCTGTGCGCGCGGAGTCTGCCCCGGTGTGGTGGGGAATGTGTACGTCTACAAGGACGACAACCACCTCACGCGCACCTATGTGGAAAGCATGATCCCCATGTTCGAGCGGCGCCTCCTCGCCGCTACGGGCTGGAACTGA
- the guaB gene encoding IMP dehydrogenase, with protein sequence MTEPEHNPFGFIGLTYDDVLLLPGHTEVIPSEADTSSRISKRITVQTPLLSAAMDTVTESRMAIAMARQGGLGVVHRNLSIADQADQVDRVKRSESGMITNPLTIRPEATLRELDDLCAQYRVSGLPVVDEDNRLLGIVTNRDTRFVPEADFPLRLVSDVMTKMPLVTGHVGISREEASHKLATNKIEKLPLVDEQGRLKGLITTKDFTKAEQYPLATKDDEGRLRVGAAIGFFGDGWERAMALVDAGVDALFVDTANGHSQGVLDMIRRLKSDPVAAHVDVIGGQAATREGAQALIDAGADGIKVGVGPGSICTTRVVAGVGVPQITAIYESAKAAIPAGVPLIADGGLQYSGDIGKALVAGADTVMLGSLLAGCDESPGELIFVNGKQFKSYRGMGSLGAMQSRGKNTSYSKDRYFQADVSGDDKLIPEGIEGRVAYRGPLASVAYQLVGGLRQTMFYTGAPTVPELKARGKFVRITPAGLKESHPHDIQMTVEAPNYGSR encoded by the coding sequence ATGACCGAGCCCGAACACAACCCCTTTGGCTTCATCGGCCTGACCTACGACGACGTCCTGCTCCTGCCTGGCCACACCGAGGTCATCCCTTCGGAAGCCGATACGTCCTCCCGGATCTCAAAGCGCATCACCGTGCAGACGCCCCTGCTGTCCGCGGCCATGGACACGGTGACCGAGTCCCGGATGGCGATCGCCATGGCCCGCCAGGGCGGCCTGGGCGTGGTTCACCGCAACCTGTCCATCGCCGACCAGGCGGACCAGGTGGACCGCGTCAAGCGCAGCGAATCCGGGATGATCACCAACCCGCTGACCATCCGGCCCGAGGCAACCCTGCGCGAACTGGATGACCTCTGCGCCCAGTACCGCGTGTCCGGCCTGCCGGTGGTGGACGAGGACAACCGCCTGCTGGGCATCGTCACCAACCGCGACACCCGCTTTGTGCCCGAGGCCGACTTCCCGCTGCGGCTTGTCAGCGACGTTATGACCAAGATGCCCCTCGTGACCGGCCATGTTGGCATCAGCCGCGAGGAGGCCTCGCACAAGCTGGCGACGAACAAGATCGAAAAGCTGCCGCTGGTGGACGAGCAGGGCCGGCTGAAGGGCCTGATCACCACCAAGGACTTCACCAAGGCCGAGCAGTACCCGCTGGCCACCAAGGACGACGAAGGCCGCCTCCGCGTGGGCGCTGCCATCGGCTTCTTCGGGGACGGCTGGGAGCGCGCCATGGCACTGGTGGATGCCGGCGTCGACGCCCTGTTCGTGGATACCGCGAACGGCCACTCGCAAGGCGTGCTGGATATGATCCGCCGCCTCAAGTCTGATCCCGTGGCGGCGCACGTTGACGTCATCGGCGGCCAGGCTGCCACCCGTGAAGGCGCCCAGGCCCTGATCGACGCCGGCGCGGACGGCATCAAGGTGGGCGTGGGGCCGGGTTCCATCTGCACCACCCGCGTGGTGGCCGGGGTGGGCGTCCCGCAGATCACCGCCATCTACGAATCCGCCAAGGCAGCCATCCCCGCCGGCGTTCCGCTGATCGCCGACGGCGGCCTGCAGTACTCAGGCGACATCGGCAAGGCGCTGGTTGCCGGCGCCGACACCGTGATGCTGGGCTCCCTCCTGGCCGGCTGCGACGAGTCACCGGGCGAGCTGATCTTCGTCAACGGCAAGCAGTTCAAGTCCTACCGCGGCATGGGCTCCCTGGGCGCCATGCAGTCCCGGGGCAAGAACACGTCCTACTCCAAGGACCGCTACTTCCAGGCGGACGTCTCCGGCGATGACAAGCTCATCCCCGAGGGCATCGAAGGCCGTGTGGCCTACCGCGGGCCATTGGCTTCCGTGGCGTACCAGCTGGTGGGCGGCCTGCGCCAGACCATGTTCTACACCGGTGCCCCCACCGTTCCTGAGCTGAAGGCCCGCGGCAAGTTCGTACGGATCACCCCGGCCGGGCTGAAGGAATCGCACCCGCACGATATCCAGATGACCGTCGAGGCCCCGAACTACGGATCACGCTGA
- a CDS encoding ABC transporter ATP-binding protein: MKVLGSLISAVLPLVTTYFAALTTTALAAAYSGDAGAGQLAIVYVIITAALGLFWGAFNSVDRYIQQLMSFKVGAIVGDQMYERFLALEFWRYDDKETVDLYDRAKRFSDSYARVLDRIAAIFTQLVSVILAIGALLLVSWWIAVIVLVAIVPSVYLQFKLSREQIAHWNTQVDSRRQRRMIEQNLLRPQHIAEMRLYGIVGFLMDFRSRLRDADERRRLDFQRRYIPKQLAADALQYGAEVVSLIWVVGQIIARAQPVGQFLYVQQIVSRALSTANSLVSSLSSIDEDLANLKDYELFMALPVHAEHAPPLLETPKTVEMKDIRFTYTGSDIEVIRGISMTIREGQHIAIVGENGAGKSTLIRILAGLYSPDSGQVMLDGVDLAAVDVTSWHRHLAVLSQEFLKYEFATAAENIYFGDVDSPRNDDRIRRAAADAEALDFINKLPNGLDNHVSNWMEDPRGRKGSGLSGGQWQRLAMARNFYRDASFMVMDEPTSAIDALAEHRIFTRLFADRSSTIIAISHRLATIEKADIVYMLEDGQIVEQGTHNELVALRGRYFRMFESQLTSEETEEV, from the coding sequence ATGAAAGTGCTCGGTTCGCTGATCTCGGCGGTGCTTCCGCTGGTCACCACCTACTTCGCGGCGCTCACCACCACGGCGCTGGCCGCGGCCTACTCGGGAGATGCCGGAGCCGGGCAGCTGGCGATCGTCTACGTCATCATCACCGCTGCCCTGGGGCTTTTCTGGGGCGCGTTCAACAGCGTGGACCGGTACATCCAGCAGCTCATGAGCTTCAAGGTGGGAGCCATCGTTGGCGACCAGATGTACGAGCGGTTCCTTGCCCTCGAGTTCTGGCGCTACGACGACAAAGAAACCGTGGACCTGTACGACCGCGCCAAAAGGTTCTCCGACTCCTACGCACGGGTGCTGGACCGGATCGCCGCGATCTTCACCCAGCTCGTCTCGGTCATCCTCGCAATCGGTGCCCTGCTGCTGGTCAGCTGGTGGATAGCCGTGATCGTGCTGGTGGCCATCGTGCCCAGCGTGTACCTCCAGTTCAAGCTGTCCCGGGAACAGATCGCCCACTGGAACACGCAGGTGGATTCCCGGCGGCAGCGCCGGATGATCGAACAAAACCTGCTCCGGCCACAGCACATTGCCGAGATGCGTCTCTACGGCATTGTGGGCTTCCTGATGGACTTCCGGTCCAGGCTCCGCGACGCGGACGAGCGCCGCCGCCTTGATTTCCAGCGCCGCTACATCCCCAAGCAGCTCGCCGCCGACGCCCTGCAGTACGGCGCCGAGGTGGTCTCGCTGATCTGGGTGGTAGGCCAGATTATCGCCCGCGCCCAGCCTGTGGGCCAGTTCCTCTACGTGCAGCAGATCGTCAGCCGGGCACTGTCCACGGCCAACAGCCTGGTGTCTTCCCTCAGCTCCATCGACGAGGACCTGGCCAACCTCAAGGACTACGAACTGTTTATGGCGCTGCCGGTCCACGCCGAGCACGCGCCTCCGTTGCTGGAGACCCCGAAGACCGTGGAAATGAAGGACATCCGCTTCACCTACACGGGCAGCGATATCGAGGTGATCCGCGGAATCAGCATGACCATCCGGGAAGGCCAGCACATCGCGATCGTGGGCGAGAACGGCGCCGGAAAGTCCACCCTGATCCGGATTCTGGCCGGCCTCTACAGCCCGGACTCCGGGCAGGTGATGCTCGACGGCGTGGACCTCGCCGCCGTCGACGTGACCTCCTGGCACCGGCATCTCGCAGTACTGAGCCAGGAGTTCCTGAAGTACGAGTTCGCCACCGCTGCGGAGAACATCTACTTCGGCGACGTCGACTCGCCCCGGAACGATGACCGCATCCGCAGGGCCGCCGCGGACGCCGAGGCCCTGGACTTCATCAACAAGCTGCCCAACGGACTGGACAACCACGTCAGCAACTGGATGGAGGATCCCCGGGGCCGCAAGGGCAGCGGGCTCTCCGGCGGCCAATGGCAACGGCTGGCAATGGCCCGCAACTTCTACCGGGACGCCTCGTTCATGGTGATGGACGAGCCCACGTCCGCCATCGATGCCCTCGCCGAACACCGCATCTTTACCCGCCTCTTCGCGGACCGCAGCAGCACCATCATCGCCATCAGCCACCGGCTCGCCACCATCGAAAAGGCGGACATCGTGTACATGCTCGAAGACGGCCAGATTGTGGAACAGGGCACGCACAATGAACTCGTGGCGTTGCGGGGCCGTTACTTCAGGATGTTCGAATCCCAGCTCACCTCCGAGGAGACCGAAGAGGTGTAA
- a CDS encoding GuaB3 family IMP dehydrogenase-related protein gives MTYEIEIGRGKRGRRAYSLDDIAIVPNRRTRDPKDVSVSWQIDAYQFSMPVIAAPMDSAMSPATAIALGKLGGLGVLDLEGLWTRYEDPQPVLDEIGALEDETNSPAVTGRMQELYKAPIQPELITSRLAEMRAAGVTVAGSLTPQRTQEHYKTVVAAGVDIFVIRGTTVSAEHVSKDHEPLNLKQFIYELDVPVIVGGAAGYTPALHLMRTGAAGVLVGFGGGATTTTRRALGIHSPMASAISDVAAARRDYMDESGGRYVHVIADGGMGSSGDIVKAIAMGADAVMLGSALARAEEAPGKGWHWGQEAHHLELPRGDRANVGTVGPLEEVLFGPGHHTNGTSNLIGALRRSMATTGYSDLKEFQRVDVVVSPYAGN, from the coding sequence GTGACTTACGAGATCGAGATCGGCCGTGGCAAGCGTGGGCGTCGTGCCTACTCCCTGGATGACATTGCGATTGTCCCCAACCGTCGTACCCGCGACCCCAAGGACGTTTCCGTCTCCTGGCAGATCGACGCCTACCAGTTCAGCATGCCCGTCATCGCCGCGCCTATGGATTCTGCCATGTCTCCGGCGACGGCCATTGCGCTCGGCAAGCTCGGCGGCCTCGGCGTCCTTGACCTCGAGGGCCTCTGGACCCGATACGAGGACCCGCAGCCTGTCCTTGACGAAATCGGCGCCCTGGAAGACGAGACCAACAGCCCGGCCGTGACGGGTCGGATGCAGGAGCTGTACAAGGCCCCCATCCAGCCCGAACTGATCACCTCCCGCCTCGCCGAGATGCGCGCCGCCGGCGTGACGGTGGCCGGGTCGCTGACCCCGCAGCGCACGCAGGAGCACTACAAGACCGTGGTGGCCGCCGGCGTCGACATCTTTGTGATCCGCGGCACCACCGTGTCAGCGGAGCACGTCTCCAAGGACCACGAGCCGCTGAACCTCAAGCAGTTCATCTACGAACTGGACGTGCCCGTAATCGTGGGCGGCGCGGCAGGCTACACGCCCGCGCTGCACCTGATGCGCACCGGTGCAGCCGGTGTGCTGGTGGGCTTCGGCGGCGGTGCCACCACCACCACCCGCCGTGCCCTGGGCATCCACTCGCCGATGGCGTCGGCGATTTCCGACGTTGCTGCCGCCCGTCGTGACTACATGGACGAGTCCGGCGGCCGCTACGTCCATGTCATTGCCGACGGCGGCATGGGCAGCTCGGGCGACATCGTCAAGGCCATTGCCATGGGCGCCGACGCCGTGATGTTGGGCAGCGCCCTCGCCCGGGCCGAGGAGGCACCCGGCAAGGGCTGGCACTGGGGCCAGGAAGCCCACCACCTTGAACTGCCCCGCGGTGACCGCGCCAACGTCGGCACCGTTGGTCCGCTCGAGGAAGTCCTTTTCGGACCGGGCCACCACACCAACGGAACCTCCAACCTCATCGGCGCGCTCCGCCGTTCCATGGCGACCACCGGCTATTCGGACCTGAAGGAATTCCAGCGGGTCGACGTCGTGGTTTCCCCCTACGCAGGGAACTGA